The following are from one region of the Ischnura elegans chromosome 12, ioIscEleg1.1, whole genome shotgun sequence genome:
- the LOC124169471 gene encoding uncharacterized protein LOC124169471 → MFRKKPNIPPRPLPPTTDQIEEDLDKVSVDDVVFALFEQVKSKDARGSEEVKEEIADIQIKSTDADTVYRQVKRLVEANKDLKNLLVVLTDKSAALQSSKISLKEMEDEIRHQSLEALK, encoded by the exons ATGTTTCGCAAGAAACCGAATATTCCTCCTAGGCCTCTTCCCCCTACAACAGATCAAATAGAAGAGGATTTGGATAAAGTGTCTGTCGATGATGTCGTATTTGCCCTTTTTGAACAGGTGAAATCAAAAG ATGCACGAGGCAGTGAGGAGGTGAAAGAAGAAATTGCTGATATCCAGATAAAGAGTACGGATGCGGACACGGTTTATCGTCAAGTGAAACGTCTGGTGGAAGCTAATAAAGACTTAAAGAATCTGCTTGTGGTGCTGACTGATAAAAGTGCCGCTTTGCAATCTAGTAAGATAAGTCTTAAAGAAATGGAAGACGAGATAAGGCATCAATCTTTGGAAGCTTTGAAATAA